Proteins found in one Triticum aestivum cultivar Chinese Spring chromosome 4D, IWGSC CS RefSeq v2.1, whole genome shotgun sequence genomic segment:
- the LOC123099396 gene encoding pollen allergen KBG 41-like — MAVHQCTVALFVAVTLMAGPAFSYAVEAGSALAGAQPKATTEEQKLIEKANNAFKAAVAAAAVVAPADKYKTFQTTFTMNFGWSIGGITGTFNFQATFTTRIAFAQLTAYHFAKGATPEAKYDAFVAILSESLRIIAGILEVHAVKPAGEEVKGTIPADELKAIDQIDTAFRTAATAADAAPIKDKFVVFKSAFNKAIKETTGGAYGGYKFIPDLVSSIKKVYGITVPNTPKDKLLAFESALSKTILAMAAAATAPDTPTAATSTATVTPTPEKS, encoded by the coding sequence ATGGCAGTGCATCAGTGCACAGTGGCGCTCTTTGTGGCTGTCACCCTCATGGCGGGGCCAGCCTTCTCGTACGCTGTCGAAGCCGGCTCTGCCCTGGCCGGGGCACAACCAAAGGCCACGACCGAGGAGCAGAAGCTAATTGAGAAGGCCAACAACGCTTTCAAGGCGGCTGTGGCGGCCGCAGCCGTGGTCGCTCCAGCGGACAAGTACAAGACATTCCAGACCACCTTCACCATGAACTTTGGCTGGTCTATCGGAGGGATCACCGGCACGTTCAACTTCCAGGCCACTTTCACCACCAGGATCGCCTTCGCTCAGTTGACGGCCTACCACTTCGCCAAGGGCGCTACCCCGGAGGCCAAGTACGACGCCTTCGTGGCCATCCTCAGCGAGTCGCTCCGCATCATTGCCGGCATCCTTGAGGTCCACGCCGTCAAGCCCGCCGGCGAGGAAGTCAAGGGGACGATCCCTGCCGACGAGCTGAAGGCCATCGACCAGATCGACACTGCCTTTAGGACTGCAGCCACCGCCGCCGATGCTGCCCCAATCAAGGACAAGTTCGTCGTCTTCAAGTCCGCCTTTAACAAGGCCATCAAGGAAACCACAGGCGGTGCATACGGGGGCTACAAATTCATCCCCGACCTCGTGTCCAGCATCAAGAAGGTCTACGGCATCACTGTTCCCAATACGCCCAAGGACAAGCTTTTGGCCTTTGAGTCCGCTTTGAGCAAGACCATCCTCGCCAtggccgctgccgccaccgcccctGACACTCCCACTGCCGCCACTTCCACGGCAACCGTCACTCCCACTCCtgagaaatcataa